A window of the Eubacterium sp. 1001713B170207_170306_E7 genome harbors these coding sequences:
- a CDS encoding DUF6485 family protein has protein sequence MSCNTCQTPETTEERICRKDKNEQGCTCTEFGCKQHGYCCECIAKHRGRGQIPGCLFSEEGEKLHDRSLEAFLEDVKRRQQA, from the coding sequence ATGAGCTGCAACACATGTCAAACACCCGAAACCACCGAAGAACGGATCTGCCGGAAGGATAAAAACGAGCAGGGCTGTACCTGTACCGAATTTGGCTGCAAACAGCACGGCTATTGCTGTGAGTGCATCGCCAAGCACCGCGGCCGGGGACAGATACCAGGCTGCCTGTTTTCCGAGGAGGGCGAAAAGCTTCACGACAGAAGCCTGGAAGCTTTTTTAGAGGATGTAAAACGAAGACAGCAGGCTTAG
- a CDS encoding molybdopterin-binding protein, whose product MKLSARNQLAGKVVSIKEGAVNGIVVLDIGGGNQISSTISMAAIKELGLTVGSDAYAVIKATSVMIGIDD is encoded by the coding sequence ATGAAATTAAGCGCACGCAACCAGCTGGCCGGCAAGGTCGTCTCCATCAAGGAGGGCGCGGTTAACGGCATTGTTGTTTTAGATATCGGCGGTGGAAACCAGATTTCCTCCACTATCTCCATGGCTGCCATCAAAGAGCTTGGCCTCACTGTCGGCTCTGACGCTTACGCGGTGATCAAGGCAACCTCTGTCATGATTGGTATTGACGACTGA
- a CDS encoding GntR family transcriptional regulator — protein sequence MDKKDLKIRKMSAPDLVCEEIKSLILRGVWLEDEKIPSEGDLAELFGVNRFTVRMALQKLNTLGILETRVGDGSYVCSFDFDKHMQTISELYMTADLLKDVAEFRSIIEVECLRLAVLRATEEDLNLLKECCETFERDITAYINTSESSKNRSVLFQKFNDSDIDLHSQISAMSHNDLLSYSFSVAKEAIREHMLTIGHERIKNLKPGDAIFSTEDHWKLYYSIRDKDFEAGRQVLLDMINRTSLHN from the coding sequence ATGGACAAAAAGGATTTAAAAATCAGAAAAATGTCGGCACCCGATTTGGTGTGCGAAGAAATAAAATCTCTTATTTTAAGAGGTGTTTGGTTGGAAGATGAAAAGATTCCATCCGAAGGGGATCTAGCCGAATTATTCGGCGTCAATCGCTTTACCGTACGCATGGCACTGCAAAAATTAAACACGCTGGGGATCTTGGAGACTCGGGTGGGTGATGGCTCTTATGTTTGTTCTTTTGATTTTGACAAACATATGCAAACTATTTCCGAACTATACATGACGGCTGATTTGCTAAAGGATGTGGCTGAATTTCGTTCAATTATTGAAGTGGAATGTCTGCGATTAGCGGTTCTTCGTGCCACAGAAGAAGATCTGAATTTATTAAAAGAGTGCTGTGAAACCTTTGAGCGGGATATCACCGCATACATTAACACCTCCGAGAGCTCTAAAAACCGTAGTGTTCTGTTTCAAAAATTTAACGACAGTGATATTGATCTTCACTCACAGATCAGTGCCATGTCACATAACGATTTATTGAGCTACTCTTTCTCAGTTGCCAAGGAAGCAATTCGTGAACACATGCTGACAATTGGACACGAAAGGATAAAAAACCTAAAGCCTGGCGATGCTATTTTCAGTACAGAGGACCATTGGAAACTATATTATTCTATTCGTGATAAGGATTTCGAAGCAGGCCGCCAGGTTTTGCTGGATATGATCAACCGGACATCACTGCATAATTAA
- a CDS encoding serine hydrolase, with translation MTLIKKFMEDVEANGFFIIGAQVRKDGEVVDEWTRFPAKPRFETYSVAKTYVGVAAGIALEEGLITLDERVADSFPESNFDITNENALSITVRDLLTMTSGLSETMIWRDGYERKHEQDWVRFFYTKGKFDKKPGTTFLYNNVNPYILGCLIEKKCGQNLREYLRYRLFEPIGINNVEWTSCPKGHTIAANALQISIDEMGQFGQLLANGGEYNGKRIVAEKYVKEMMTPFGLETGEFIPSDPPVGAGYGYQMWIDSVNDAAYMWGIFGQYCVVLPKKNAVVSVISLEKTDGGSNGAYETSPLRKVIWDNLVSQI, from the coding sequence ATGACATTAATTAAAAAGTTTATGGAAGATGTAGAGGCGAATGGGTTCTTTATCATTGGGGCTCAGGTTCGGAAGGACGGTGAAGTGGTGGATGAGTGGACACGATTCCCCGCAAAACCGAGATTTGAAACTTATTCGGTAGCTAAGACGTATGTAGGTGTTGCTGCCGGAATTGCCCTTGAGGAAGGCTTGATTACGCTCGATGAACGCGTTGCGGACAGTTTTCCTGAATCCAATTTCGACATCACGAATGAAAACGCCCTCAGCATTACGGTCAGGGACTTGCTGACAATGACCTCGGGTCTCAGTGAGACAATGATTTGGCGCGATGGTTATGAAAGAAAACACGAACAGGATTGGGTTCGCTTTTTCTATACTAAAGGTAAATTTGACAAAAAACCTGGAACGACATTTTTATACAATAACGTTAATCCTTATATTTTAGGCTGCTTAATAGAGAAAAAATGTGGTCAGAATTTACGTGAATATCTGAGGTACCGTTTATTTGAACCCATTGGTATCAACAATGTTGAATGGACGAGCTGCCCGAAGGGGCATACGATTGCTGCCAATGCGTTACAGATCAGTATTGATGAAATGGGTCAATTTGGACAACTTTTGGCGAATGGCGGCGAATACAATGGAAAACGAATTGTGGCTGAAAAATATGTCAAGGAAATGATGACACCGTTTGGTTTGGAAACCGGTGAGTTTATTCCTTCAGATCCACCAGTTGGAGCCGGCTACGGTTACCAAATGTGGATAGACAGTGTAAACGATGCTGCTTACATGTGGGGGATTTTCGGACAGTACTGTGTTGTATTGCCGAAAAAAAATGCGGTCGTTTCTGTTATTTCGCTGGAAAAAACAGATGGCGGGTCTAACGGTGCTTATGAAACATCTCCACTTCGTAAAGTTATTTGGGATAACTTGGTTTCACAGATTTAA
- a CDS encoding polysaccharide deacetylase codes for MSTKKDIKVCINPHFDAVSLWIGSFGGEDSPCDISRGVHGAKRGVPRLLDLFNRFNIPVTWGVTGHSMESFPKAAEMICDAVATRGHEIGIHGYCHENPIAMTRQQEADVLDRTISTVEKISGKKPQGYMAPWWELSPNTVELLFERGINYDSSLMEDDYHPYYCRVGDSWTKINYNGDAADWMKPWQPGKAVDLVEIPASWHLDDAPPFLFVKASANSAGWLTGRQLGEIWQDQFDWVYRHHDYAVIPICCHPDACGINPHGLMMLERLIAHMQNHEGVSFVTMQEVADDYRKRAPFGSKIEVGPESGLHEACY; via the coding sequence ATGAGTACCAAAAAAGACATTAAGGTATGTATTAATCCACATTTTGACGCAGTATCTTTGTGGATCGGTTCGTTTGGTGGTGAAGATTCGCCTTGCGATATTTCCAGAGGTGTACATGGTGCAAAACGCGGTGTTCCACGTTTATTAGATTTATTTAATCGGTTTAATATTCCTGTAACCTGGGGTGTAACAGGACATTCAATGGAAAGTTTCCCAAAAGCAGCTGAAATGATTTGCGATGCTGTTGCAACGCGGGGGCATGAAATTGGAATTCACGGTTATTGCCATGAAAACCCCATCGCCATGACACGTCAGCAGGAAGCAGATGTTCTTGACAGAACAATCAGTACGGTTGAAAAAATCTCAGGAAAAAAACCACAGGGCTATATGGCACCATGGTGGGAATTAAGTCCGAATACGGTTGAATTATTGTTTGAACGCGGTATTAATTATGACTCCAGTTTAATGGAAGACGACTATCATCCATACTACTGCCGTGTTGGCGATAGCTGGACAAAGATCAATTACAATGGTGACGCTGCAGATTGGATGAAGCCCTGGCAGCCAGGTAAGGCCGTTGATTTGGTAGAAATTCCTGCGAGCTGGCATCTGGATGATGCGCCTCCGTTCCTTTTTGTTAAGGCTTCTGCGAACAGCGCAGGTTGGCTGACAGGCCGTCAGCTTGGTGAAATCTGGCAAGATCAGTTTGACTGGGTCTACCGCCATCACGACTATGCGGTTATTCCAATTTGCTGCCATCCTGACGCATGCGGTATCAACCCACATGGCCTGATGATGCTTGAACGTCTGATCGCCCATATGCAAAATCATGAAGGCGTTTCGTTCGTTACGATGCAGGAGGTCGCGGACGACTATCGTAAGAGAGCACCTTTTGGCTCAAAGATTGAAGTTGGTCCGGAAAGCGGATTACATGAAGCTTGCTATTAA
- a CDS encoding GTP-binding protein: MTERIPVTVLTGFLGSGKTTLLQRLLECEGGDGVAVIMNELGEIALDNLFVQKVTESMVVLKNGCVCCTMRQDLQTGLRELIDNRDMGKVKPFNRIVVETTGLADPTPIAMTLDADPLLRRHTRLANIITTIDAIFGAEQLKTHEESLRQAGIADRLVLTKTDIATPEQARRTKEMIHRVNPTAMILDSNSDESLWTQLFDIDPFDPLTKSDEVQHWLSQIAEIDEKDEPAHQHHSEGGEGEVHHYHGSHHHHDENDIQTFSFRTEEPLNWTAFGIWLSALLHRHGSKILRIKGLLNVPGALGPVVINTVQSHITPPMHLDGWPDEDHSSRLVFIVQGIKPEVVRKSLNHFLAVLDQ; this comes from the coding sequence ATGACAGAAAGAATACCGGTAACGGTTCTGACAGGATTTCTGGGAAGTGGAAAAACCACATTATTACAGCGATTACTCGAATGTGAAGGAGGTGACGGCGTTGCCGTCATCATGAACGAACTTGGGGAAATTGCGCTGGATAATCTCTTTGTACAAAAAGTTACAGAGAGCATGGTTGTTCTGAAAAACGGCTGCGTATGCTGTACAATGCGTCAGGATCTTCAGACAGGACTGCGGGAGCTTATAGATAACAGAGACATGGGAAAGGTGAAGCCCTTTAACCGGATAGTTGTGGAAACGACAGGATTGGCGGACCCTACTCCTATTGCGATGACACTGGATGCGGATCCGCTGTTACGCCGTCATACCCGGCTGGCAAATATTATTACGACGATTGATGCAATATTTGGCGCAGAGCAGCTTAAAACCCATGAAGAAAGTTTACGGCAGGCAGGTATTGCAGACCGACTTGTATTAACGAAAACAGACATTGCTACGCCTGAGCAGGCCAGACGAACAAAGGAAATGATTCACAGGGTTAATCCAACAGCGATGATTTTGGATTCTAACAGTGATGAATCGCTCTGGACGCAGCTTTTTGATATTGACCCGTTCGATCCATTGACTAAGTCCGATGAAGTGCAGCATTGGCTGTCACAGATAGCAGAAATTGATGAAAAAGATGAACCTGCCCACCAGCATCACAGCGAAGGCGGGGAAGGGGAAGTGCATCATTATCACGGCAGCCATCATCATCACGATGAAAACGATATTCAAACCTTTTCTTTCAGAACAGAAGAGCCACTGAACTGGACCGCTTTTGGCATTTGGCTCTCAGCTTTGCTTCATCGGCATGGCAGCAAAATATTACGTATTAAAGGGCTTCTGAACGTTCCCGGAGCGTTGGGCCCCGTCGTCATCAACACAGTGCAAAGCCATATCACACCACCAATGCATCTGGATGGATGGCCTGATGAAGATCATTCTTCACGTCTGGTCTTTATTGTACAAGGTATTAAACCGGAAGTCGTCAGAAAATCACTGAATCATTTTTTGGCAGTTCTGGATCAATAG
- a CDS encoding DUF1097 domain-containing protein has product MGEKLRRHTPIALFVGIQACVIQIIDNCLHGVLPPAVNVGFSCISFLGWATYFMAGCTIKDGIRCFAGFIVGIIASIVIMKLGGAFGILGTFATPAAILIIAWLLFYLELAPFPFNFVPAVYISAGAYFATMSYVPNATMSGMFMTEMVYLTLGLVFGWMTIAFRTWFETKRDNQK; this is encoded by the coding sequence ATGGGTGAAAAATTAAGGAGACATACGCCGATCGCTTTATTTGTTGGCATACAGGCTTGTGTGATTCAAATAATCGACAACTGCTTACATGGTGTTTTACCGCCAGCAGTCAATGTTGGCTTTTCGTGTATTTCATTTTTGGGCTGGGCCACTTACTTTATGGCTGGCTGTACGATCAAAGACGGCATCCGCTGTTTTGCCGGATTTATCGTTGGTATTATTGCATCAATTGTGATCATGAAATTAGGCGGTGCCTTCGGTATTTTGGGAACTTTTGCGACCCCTGCCGCTATTTTGATTATTGCCTGGCTGCTGTTCTACCTTGAGCTCGCGCCCTTTCCCTTTAACTTTGTTCCTGCTGTTTATATCTCTGCAGGCGCCTACTTTGCGACAATGTCGTACGTGCCGAATGCGACAATGAGCGGTATGTTTATGACGGAGATGGTATACTTGACACTCGGCCTGGTTTTCGGTTGGATGACAATTGCTTTCAGAACATGGTTCGAAACGAAACGCGACAATCAAAAGTAA
- a CDS encoding C45 family peptidase, with product MNFPYIEIEGTPYEIGFQEGENFKEQIQGSIDCYKAMFMDYSNLSWDRAKALSKQFIPVITEYNQDYIAEMQGISDGSGFDFEDILALNCRSELVFVGKEFDKVDGGCTSIGISRDAGISSNAFLAHNWDWKTSQRSSMVMMKITQKNGKPTIFMVTEAGIIGKTGFNSAGVCLYLNALSTDQAPAGLPLHMAMRGILDCKTIAEAIGTATRMPLGCCASFMIGHKNGECVVLEIENEDFDVLYPKDGILIHTNHFISPRLPRAPRKDTCKYKLPDSFVRLGRAEKIMRKKEKYITPEDIMVVLKDHVEYPTSICRHNDPEVEPGLQMGTVFSMIANLTTGAIYFCKGNPCENEYEMYHIDLI from the coding sequence ATGAATTTCCCATATATTGAAATTGAAGGAACGCCCTACGAAATTGGTTTTCAGGAGGGGGAAAACTTCAAGGAACAAATTCAAGGAAGCATCGACTGCTATAAAGCGATGTTCATGGATTACTCAAATCTTAGCTGGGACAGGGCCAAAGCGTTATCAAAACAATTCATTCCTGTGATCACAGAGTACAATCAGGATTACATCGCCGAAATGCAGGGCATTTCAGATGGCTCAGGCTTTGACTTCGAGGATATACTCGCTTTAAACTGCCGTAGCGAGCTGGTATTTGTGGGTAAAGAATTTGACAAAGTTGATGGAGGGTGCACATCCATTGGTATCAGCAGAGACGCCGGTATTTCCAGTAACGCATTTCTGGCGCATAATTGGGATTGGAAAACGAGTCAGCGTTCCTCAATGGTCATGATGAAAATCACTCAAAAAAATGGAAAACCAACCATTTTTATGGTGACGGAAGCCGGAATTATTGGTAAGACTGGCTTTAATTCTGCAGGTGTTTGCCTGTATTTAAATGCTTTATCAACAGACCAGGCTCCAGCTGGTTTGCCTTTGCACATGGCAATGCGCGGGATTCTGGACTGTAAAACCATCGCCGAAGCAATCGGAACGGCGACGCGAATGCCATTAGGCTGCTGTGCGAGCTTTATGATTGGGCATAAAAATGGTGAATGTGTTGTTCTTGAAATTGAAAATGAGGACTTCGATGTGCTTTATCCAAAAGACGGTATTCTCATTCACACCAATCATTTTATCAGTCCACGATTGCCTCGGGCACCGAGGAAAGATACCTGTAAGTACAAACTTCCGGACAGTTTCGTCCGCCTTGGACGCGCAGAGAAAATCATGCGTAAAAAAGAAAAATATATCACCCCAGAAGATATTATGGTCGTGCTTAAAGATCATGTGGAATATCCGACAAGTATTTGCCGGCACAATGACCCAGAGGTGGAACCTGGACTGCAAATGGGCACGGTATTTTCAATGATTGCCAACTTAACAACTGGAGCTATTTATTTTTGCAAGGGTAATCCTTGTGAAAATGAGTATGAAATGTACCATATTGATTTAATATAG
- the larA gene encoding nickel-dependent lactate racemase, protein MQLEFGYGQSTQKVNVPDQNLIRVLTANPVEHKREGTEAVRYALAHPIGSVRLKDRVRTGLRIAIITSDVSRPLPSYDVLPDLLDELYEGGICPENITVVFGLGSHRRQTEEEKRRLVGERCYNEVRCVDSDVEDYVRAGITANGTPVDITRIVAEADFRICLGNIEFHYFAGYSGGAKALMPGVSTPEAIQQNHRLMVKDGACAGNLADNPLRQDIEEAGQIVGVDFIVNVVLDEKKKIVYCVAGDVIKAHRAGCAYLDKMYRTPIPKRADIVIVSQGGAPKDANLYQTQKALDNAKHAVRTGGTIILIGACNEGLGSTKLEQWLFEASNAHDLIERIEDDFQLGGHKAAAIAMVLENAQIDLVSELDDALVRRIFLKPEPSAQSAFEKAMVRYGSNATVIAMPHGGATLPIIN, encoded by the coding sequence ATGCAATTAGAATTTGGCTATGGTCAGAGTACACAGAAGGTCAATGTACCCGACCAAAATTTGATAAGGGTATTAACTGCGAATCCGGTAGAACACAAGCGCGAAGGGACAGAAGCGGTACGTTACGCGTTGGCACATCCCATTGGTTCTGTAAGGTTAAAGGATAGGGTTAGGACTGGACTTCGTATTGCAATTATCACAAGTGATGTTTCACGGCCTTTGCCATCTTATGATGTGCTTCCGGACCTGCTGGACGAATTATATGAAGGCGGCATCTGTCCTGAAAATATTACGGTTGTGTTTGGTCTTGGATCTCATCGCAGGCAAACCGAGGAAGAAAAACGCCGCCTTGTCGGCGAACGGTGCTACAATGAGGTACGCTGTGTTGACTCAGATGTGGAGGATTATGTGCGGGCAGGCATAACGGCAAATGGAACACCCGTGGACATTACGCGGATCGTGGCAGAAGCGGATTTCAGAATCTGTCTTGGCAATATTGAGTTTCATTATTTTGCCGGTTATTCTGGCGGGGCAAAAGCACTGATGCCAGGAGTATCGACACCGGAAGCCATCCAGCAAAATCATCGTTTAATGGTCAAAGACGGAGCATGTGCTGGAAACCTTGCTGATAATCCATTACGGCAGGATATTGAAGAAGCAGGACAAATCGTCGGCGTTGATTTTATTGTTAATGTGGTTTTGGATGAAAAGAAAAAAATTGTTTATTGTGTGGCAGGTGACGTCATCAAAGCACATCGGGCCGGTTGTGCGTATCTTGACAAAATGTATCGTACACCCATTCCTAAACGTGCAGACATTGTAATTGTATCCCAAGGCGGAGCGCCAAAAGACGCTAACTTGTATCAGACGCAAAAAGCCTTAGATAATGCCAAGCATGCTGTCCGAACGGGCGGTACAATTATCCTGATCGGCGCGTGTAATGAGGGGCTCGGGAGCACCAAATTGGAACAATGGCTTTTTGAAGCTTCTAATGCGCATGATTTAATCGAACGTATCGAAGATGATTTTCAGCTGGGAGGGCATAAAGCTGCTGCGATTGCAATGGTTTTAGAGAATGCACAGATTGATTTGGTCTCCGAGCTGGACGATGCTTTAGTGCGTCGTATTTTTCTTAAGCCTGAACCCTCGGCTCAAAGTGCTTTTGAAAAGGCAATGGTGCGATACGGCTCTAATGCAACTGTGATTGCCATGCCCCACGGAGGGGCAACCCTGCCAATTATAAATTGA
- a CDS encoding malic enzyme-like NAD(P)-binding protein → MDYAKESLKMHYKWHGKIEVTAKVAVDNKEALSLAYTPGVAQPCLEIQKDIDKSYDLTRRWNTVAVITDGTAVLGLGDIGPEAGMPVMEGKCVLFKAFGDVDAIPLCIRSKDVDEIVNTAAMIAGSFGGINLEDIAAPRCFEIEKKLKERCDIPVFHDDQHGTAVITLAGLINALKIVNKKAEEIKVVTCGAGAAGIAIVRLLISHGVKHIVMTNRKGAVYKGKEGLNPVLEEMAEVTNEDRESGALADVINGADVFIGVSGPGTLTKEMVRSMNKDPIVFACANPIPEIFPDEAKAAGAAIVSTGRSDFPNQINNVLAFPGIFRGALDVRASDINDDMKIAAAYALAGLVSNDELSADYIIPEAFDPRVKDVVAKAVAEAAVVSGVARLKK, encoded by the coding sequence ATGGACTACGCTAAGGAATCATTAAAAATGCACTATAAATGGCATGGAAAAATTGAAGTTACTGCCAAAGTGGCAGTAGATAACAAGGAAGCGCTTTCGCTTGCTTATACGCCAGGAGTGGCTCAACCTTGTCTTGAAATCCAGAAGGATATCGATAAAAGCTATGACCTGACTCGTCGTTGGAATACTGTTGCTGTTATTACGGATGGAACAGCAGTGCTCGGGCTTGGTGACATCGGGCCCGAAGCCGGTATGCCTGTTATGGAAGGAAAGTGCGTCCTGTTCAAAGCTTTTGGCGATGTGGATGCCATTCCGCTTTGTATCCGAAGCAAGGATGTCGATGAAATTGTGAACACGGCTGCCATGATTGCCGGAAGCTTTGGTGGCATTAATCTGGAGGATATTGCTGCGCCACGCTGCTTTGAAATCGAAAAAAAACTAAAAGAACGTTGCGACATTCCTGTTTTTCATGATGACCAGCATGGCACTGCGGTCATCACCTTGGCAGGACTCATTAATGCTCTGAAGATTGTGAATAAAAAAGCTGAAGAGATTAAAGTCGTTACTTGTGGTGCAGGCGCTGCGGGAATCGCCATTGTCAGACTACTGATCAGCCATGGGGTAAAACACATCGTCATGACGAATCGCAAGGGGGCTGTTTATAAAGGCAAGGAAGGGCTTAATCCTGTGCTTGAAGAAATGGCCGAAGTGACAAACGAAGATCGTGAGTCTGGAGCACTCGCTGATGTTATAAATGGTGCGGATGTTTTCATTGGTGTTTCTGGACCAGGAACGCTCACAAAGGAAATGGTCAGAAGCATGAATAAAGACCCAATTGTTTTTGCCTGTGCGAATCCCATACCAGAGATCTTTCCTGATGAAGCTAAAGCCGCCGGTGCCGCCATTGTTTCAACCGGACGTTCAGATTTTCCGAACCAGATCAACAATGTCTTAGCTTTTCCGGGAATTTTCAGAGGCGCACTAGATGTGCGGGCGTCTGACATTAATGACGATATGAAAATTGCTGCGGCTTATGCTCTGGCAGGTCTAGTAAGCAATGATGAGCTCAGTGCCGACTATATTATTCCTGAGGCTTTTGACCCACGGGTTAAGGACGTTGTGGCTAAAGCTGTGGCCGAAGCTGCTGTTGTAAGCGGTGTTGCGAGGTTAAAAAAATAA
- a CDS encoding DUF1905 domain-containing protein — MTYTFEEKLFKSGNRYFIKIPFNVWEECDQKGLIPVKVSIESCTFECRLIPKGEGIYYIPITKNIVNQINCDDEISISFKIISGLTRINHDSPYSKENPIRKIDNIHAITYPKDGYCGQICIAMLTGLSVDEVIDIMHAKAWQCSFSKLLETLDYFGIIHDDKITYTKRKEFSLPKCCIVNVKEEQINHLVLYYKGHYYDKKDINLDSIISYLGIRVD; from the coding sequence ATGACATATACATTTGAAGAAAAACTATTCAAATCGGGAAATCGATATTTCATAAAAATTCCTTTTAATGTATGGGAAGAGTGTGATCAAAAGGGGTTGATTCCAGTAAAAGTTTCCATAGAAAGCTGTACATTTGAGTGCCGCCTCATTCCAAAAGGAGAGGGGATCTATTACATTCCAATTACAAAAAATATTGTAAATCAGATTAATTGTGATGATGAGATTAGTATTTCCTTTAAAATCATTAGCGGATTAACCCGAATAAATCATGATAGTCCATATTCAAAGGAAAACCCTATACGAAAAATTGACAATATTCATGCTATTACTTATCCAAAAGACGGATATTGCGGTCAAATATGTATTGCTATGCTAACTGGACTTAGTGTAGATGAAGTTATAGATATTATGCACGCAAAAGCATGGCAGTGTTCTTTCTCAAAACTGTTAGAAACATTGGACTATTTTGGTATTATACACGATGATAAAATAACTTATACCAAGCGGAAAGAATTTAGTTTGCCAAAGTGTTGTATTGTTAATGTGAAAGAGGAGCAAATTAACCATCTTGTTTTGTATTATAAAGGACATTATTATGATAAGAAAGATATTAATCTTGACAGTATAATAAGTTATTTAGGAATTAGAGTTGATTAG
- a CDS encoding VanZ family protein → MKSKKFTLVLFIFYCVILIWIIIFKLQFTFEDLPHFRSLNLIPFSESAIVNNKMNFNEIIQNMLVFIPFGIFVHVLLEKEMLIKQFIPVILTSLFFEGIQYIFAIGASDITDIISNSLGGIIGIVVAIVISKITIAKIG, encoded by the coding sequence ATGAAATCGAAAAAATTCACTTTAGTTTTGTTTATCTTTTACTGTGTAATTTTGATATGGATTATTATTTTCAAATTACAGTTTACTTTTGAAGATTTGCCACATTTCAGAAGTCTTAACTTGATTCCATTTAGTGAATCGGCTATTGTAAATAACAAAATGAATTTTAATGAAATCATTCAAAATATGTTAGTATTTATACCTTTTGGCATTTTTGTTCATGTTCTTTTGGAAAAGGAAATGTTAATAAAACAATTCATTCCAGTCATTCTTACAAGCTTATTTTTTGAAGGAATACAATATATTTTTGCTATTGGTGCAAGTGATATCACGGATATTATTTCTAATTCATTAGGTGGAATAATAGGAATTGTTGTTGCAATTGTTATTTCAAAAATAACAATTGCAAAAATTGGATAA
- a CDS encoding MmcQ/YjbR family DNA-binding protein — protein sequence MDRTQMIQFIAEQYNAYEENPWKKYPNHSVFRHKDNQKWFALIMSISKSKLGLTSSEMIDVLNVKCDQMLVSTLRNEKGVYPAYHMNKENWVTLALDGSIKDEQLKWLLDQSFELTASKKKQK from the coding sequence GTGGACAGAACCCAGATGATACAGTTTATAGCAGAACAATATAACGCATATGAAGAAAACCCCTGGAAGAAGTATCCAAATCATTCTGTATTCAGACATAAAGATAATCAAAAATGGTTTGCCCTTATTATGAGTATTTCTAAAAGTAAGTTAGGCTTAACCAGTAGTGAGATGATCGATGTGTTGAACGTCAAGTGTGATCAGATGCTTGTCAGTACACTCAGAAATGAAAAAGGAGTCTATCCCGCATATCATATGAACAAAGAAAACTGGGTGACGCTTGCTTTGGATGGAAGTATCAAGGACGAGCAATTAAAATGGTTACTCGATCAGAGTTTTGAATTAACAGCATCAAAGAAGAAACAGAAGTAG